A DNA window from Leopardus geoffroyi isolate Oge1 chromosome A1, O.geoffroyi_Oge1_pat1.0, whole genome shotgun sequence contains the following coding sequences:
- the BHMT2 gene encoding S-methylmethionine--homocysteine S-methyltransferase BHMT2 isoform X1 — translation MAPAGGPGAKKGILERLENGEVVVGDGSFLLTLEKRGYVKAGLWTPEAVVEYPNAVRQLHMEFLRAGSNVMQTFTFSASEDNMESKWEDVNATACDLAREVAGKGDALVAGGICQTSAYTHHKDEARVKQVFQRQLDVFARKNVDFLIAEYFEHAEEAMWAVEVLKALGKPVAATMCIGPDGDMHGVSPGECAIKLVKAGAAIVGVNCRFGPSTSLKTMKLMKAGLQAAGSKAHLMVQSLGFHTPDCGKGGFVDLPEYPFGLEPRAATRWDIQKYAREAYKLGVRYIGGCCGFEPYHIRAIAEELAPERGFWPPASDKHGSWGSSLNMHTKPWIRARARREYWENLLPASGRPFCPSLSQPDV, via the exons ATGGCACCGGCCGGAGGCCCCGGGGCCAAAAAG ggTATTTTGGAACGTCTGGAGAATGGGGAGGTTGTGGTTGGAGACGGCAGCTTTCTCCTAACTCTGGAGAAGAGGGGCTACGTGAAGGCGGGGCTCTGGACTCCAGAAGCGGTGGTGGAATATCCCAATGCAG TTCGTCAACTTCACATGGAATTCTTGAGAGCAGGATCAAATGTCATGCAGACTTTCACCTTTTCTGCCAGTGAAGACAATATGGAGAGCAAG TGGGAAGATGTGAACGCCACTGCCTGTGACCTTGCCAGGGAAGTGGCTGGAAAAGGTGATGCTTTGGTGGCAGGGGGGATCTGCCAGACATCGGCGTACACACACCACAAGGATGAAGCTAGAGTTAAACAAGTCTTTCAACGCCAGCTAGATGTTTTTGCCAGGAAAAATGTGGACTTCTTGATTGCCGAG TATTTTGAGCATGCCGAAGAAGCCATGTGGGCTGTGGAAGTCTTAAAAGCGTTGGGTAAACCTGTGGCAGCTACCATGTGCATAGGCCCAGACGGAGACATGCATGGTGTATCACCTGGAGAATGTGCCATTAAGCTGGTGAAGGCAG GGGCTGCGATTGTGGGCGTGAACTGCCGATTTGGGCCCAGCACCAGCTTGAAGACGATGAAACTCATGAAGGCGGGCCTACAGGCTGCAGGGTCGAAGGCGCATCTGATGGTGCAGTCCCTAGGCTTCCATACACCGGACTGTGGCAAAGGAGGGTTTGTGGATCTCCCAGAATATCCCTTTG GACTGGAGCCCAGAGCTGCAACCAGATGGGATATTCAGAAATATGCCAGAGAGGCCTACAAACTCGGGGTCAGGTACATTGGCGGGTGCTGTGGATTTGAACCCTACCACATCAGGGCGATTGCAGAGGAGCTGGCCCCAGAAAGGGGCTTTTGGCCTCCTGCTTCTGACAAACATGGGAGTTGGGGAAGCAGTCTCAATATGCACACCAAGCCCTGGATTAGAGCCAG
- the BHMT2 gene encoding S-methylmethionine--homocysteine S-methyltransferase BHMT2 isoform X2, protein MEFLRAGSNVMQTFTFSASEDNMESKWEDVNATACDLAREVAGKGDALVAGGICQTSAYTHHKDEARVKQVFQRQLDVFARKNVDFLIAEYFEHAEEAMWAVEVLKALGKPVAATMCIGPDGDMHGVSPGECAIKLVKAGAAIVGVNCRFGPSTSLKTMKLMKAGLQAAGSKAHLMVQSLGFHTPDCGKGGFVDLPEYPFGLEPRAATRWDIQKYAREAYKLGVRYIGGCCGFEPYHIRAIAEELAPERGFWPPASDKHGSWGSSLNMHTKPWIRARARREYWENLLPASGRPFCPSLSQPDV, encoded by the exons ATGGAATTCTTGAGAGCAGGATCAAATGTCATGCAGACTTTCACCTTTTCTGCCAGTGAAGACAATATGGAGAGCAAG TGGGAAGATGTGAACGCCACTGCCTGTGACCTTGCCAGGGAAGTGGCTGGAAAAGGTGATGCTTTGGTGGCAGGGGGGATCTGCCAGACATCGGCGTACACACACCACAAGGATGAAGCTAGAGTTAAACAAGTCTTTCAACGCCAGCTAGATGTTTTTGCCAGGAAAAATGTGGACTTCTTGATTGCCGAG TATTTTGAGCATGCCGAAGAAGCCATGTGGGCTGTGGAAGTCTTAAAAGCGTTGGGTAAACCTGTGGCAGCTACCATGTGCATAGGCCCAGACGGAGACATGCATGGTGTATCACCTGGAGAATGTGCCATTAAGCTGGTGAAGGCAG GGGCTGCGATTGTGGGCGTGAACTGCCGATTTGGGCCCAGCACCAGCTTGAAGACGATGAAACTCATGAAGGCGGGCCTACAGGCTGCAGGGTCGAAGGCGCATCTGATGGTGCAGTCCCTAGGCTTCCATACACCGGACTGTGGCAAAGGAGGGTTTGTGGATCTCCCAGAATATCCCTTTG GACTGGAGCCCAGAGCTGCAACCAGATGGGATATTCAGAAATATGCCAGAGAGGCCTACAAACTCGGGGTCAGGTACATTGGCGGGTGCTGTGGATTTGAACCCTACCACATCAGGGCGATTGCAGAGGAGCTGGCCCCAGAAAGGGGCTTTTGGCCTCCTGCTTCTGACAAACATGGGAGTTGGGGAAGCAGTCTCAATATGCACACCAAGCCCTGGATTAGAGCCAG